The Hymenobacter sp. 5317J-9 genome has a window encoding:
- a CDS encoding LacI family DNA-binding transcriptional regulator — translation MDPVTIKDIAHALNLSTSTVSRALRDSYEISPETKRLVMEYAERINYRPNPIALSLKGSSSKALAVIVPQIANNFFSQAINGIEAIAYNRGYHVIIFQTHESYEREVANVQQAVSRRVDGLLLSLSSETSDVKHLKALIDQGMPLVLFDRVAGELDVTQVVADNFGGAYAATAHLLQTGRRRIAHLTIPPYLSITQERLAGYRAALEQYGVPFDENLVRYGTFGPDEAGPLVDELLALSPPPDAFFTASDRLALGCLAALRQRGVDVPGQVALLSFTNSQSAHLLNPPLSTVTQPAQEIGQLAAERLIELIERKHKSTGPSTMKLPTTLVVRESSAAAPKVVA, via the coding sequence TTGGACCCGGTCACCATCAAGGACATAGCGCACGCCCTCAACCTGTCGACCTCGACGGTGTCGCGGGCGTTGCGCGACAGCTACGAAATCAGTCCCGAAACCAAGCGGCTGGTGATGGAATACGCCGAGCGCATCAACTACCGCCCCAACCCCATTGCCCTCAGCCTGAAGGGCAGCAGCAGCAAGGCTCTGGCCGTCATTGTGCCCCAGATTGCGAACAACTTCTTTTCGCAGGCCATCAACGGTATCGAGGCCATTGCCTATAATCGCGGCTACCACGTCATCATCTTCCAGACGCACGAAAGCTACGAGCGCGAAGTGGCCAACGTGCAGCAGGCCGTATCGCGCCGCGTCGACGGCCTGCTGCTCTCGCTCAGCAGCGAAACCTCGGACGTGAAGCACCTCAAGGCCCTCATCGACCAGGGCATGCCGCTGGTGCTGTTCGACCGCGTGGCCGGCGAGCTCGACGTAACTCAGGTAGTGGCCGACAACTTTGGCGGGGCCTACGCCGCCACCGCGCATCTGCTCCAAACCGGCCGGCGCCGCATTGCCCACCTCACCATTCCGCCTTACCTCAGTATCACGCAGGAGCGCCTGGCCGGCTACCGCGCCGCCCTGGAGCAATATGGCGTGCCCTTCGACGAAAACCTGGTGCGCTACGGCACTTTTGGCCCCGACGAGGCCGGCCCGCTCGTGGACGAGCTGCTGGCCCTCTCCCCTCCCCCGGACGCGTTTTTCACGGCCAGCGACCGGCTGGCCTTGGGCTGTCTGGCCGCTCTGCGCCAGCGCGGCGTCGACGTGCCTGGCCAAGTGGCGCTGCTCAGCTTCACCAATTCGCAGTCGGCCCACCTGCTCAACCCTCCTTTGAGCACCGTGACCCAGCCGGCCCAGGAAATCGGCCAGCTTGCCGCCGAGCGGCTCATTGAGCTCATTGAGCGCAAGCACAAAAGCACCGGCCCCAGCACGATGAAGCTACCCACTACGCTGGTGGTGCGGGAGTCGTCGGCAGCTGCGCCTAAAGTGGTGGCGTAA